The sequence TGTCCTCTGTCGACGATTCGGTGCCGGAGCCTGACCGCCGGGCCGGCCCGGAAGCAAGCTTAACCGCAGCGGCCTGGTCCCGGGTGCCTTCCACAACAGACATAATGCCGTCGGATTCCACGCCGACCTCAAAACCGGCATAGGTTAAAAACCGGCTGACGTTTTCGACGGCAGCGTCATTGTCCACCAGCACCCGGATCTTCGACAAAGCGTCACTCTCAAGGCTTTTTTTTGTTTCCAGCACAGGTGCCGGACAATCCATTTTTCTGCAGTCAAGTTCTTTTACCATTCTATTTTAAGTTCTCCTTGTATGCCGTTTATTGGTTGTGCCTATGTGATAAATTGACTTAATTTAAAACTTGAATGGCTATCAAGTCAAATAGGCAGACTTGATGATGATTTGCAGAAATATATAGATTTTCAATACAGTTATTCTGTAACAACCTGTCGAGCCCATTGGCAAATTTGTTCAAAACCTGAAAATCTCCATTTGACTGGAAAGTCCCGGCACTGAGCAGGTTTGACAGGATTGATGCGGCACCCATTGCTGTCCAGAAAAATACAGGCGCCGTCAGGAGCATCAATGATTGAAAGCCCGTTGCGGTCCCGGGTCAGGCAGGTGAAGGTCTCTATAAAATCCCGGACATCCATATTCAGGAAATCGGCAATGATATCCGGTTCTTTCGTACCCAGGCGCACATAGCCGCTTTGTCTGCAGCAGGCCCCGCAGCCCAGGCATTTAAAACGTGTCAGGTCCAATGTATTATTTTTCGTCATTGTTGCTTAGCATATATCTGGTGAAGGCAAGATTGTCAAACGAACAGATTGATATTGGGCAGGCGCAATGTCTGGGGCGGTGGGTCCAGAAGATGCCGTATGTTGTCACAAAGTTCGTTCATATTTTCAGCCCGTATCATGGATTTTAAAATGGCGTTGGAGAATTTGAAATTGGCACAGAAATAGGGCGCAAATTTTTTAAACATCTTCAGGGCAAAATGGTCTTCATAATGGGTGCTTAAAAGCCTTGCCATGTCCAGGGCGGTTTCCATATAAATGGATGGTTCCGGTTTAAAGCCTTTTGTCCACTGGGCAAAAATCCAGGGCTGGGACACGGCCATCCTGCCGATGGAGAGCCCCCGGCAGCGGGTTTCCCGGATCATTTTGATCCCATGTTCGGGGGCAAACAGGTTCCCGTTGCCAAATACCGGAATGGTGACGGCGTCCTGGACTTTGCCGATCAGCTCCCATCTGGGGCTTCGGCTTCTTCTGTCCGGGGCGACCCGGGGATGAAAGGTCAGGGCATCAGCCCCGGCATGTTCAAAAGCCTGGGCCATGGTCACAGGAAAGTTATGATCATCCTGCCATCCGGTTCTGAATTTGACAAACACCGGACATGACACAGCGTTTCTGACTGCGGATACAATGTTCACAGCCTTGTCCGGTGTTTTTAAAAGTGCGGCCCCGCATCCTTTTTTGCAGATTGCGGCAACGGAACACCCGAAATTCAAGTCCACCCCGAAGAATCCTTCGGCTTCAATACGCCGGGCAGCCCGGGCCATGATTTCAGGTTCTGCCCCAAATATCTGGCATACTGTGTGGCCCAGTTCCTCGGGCCGCCAGGAAAATATATGGGATTTTTCGGGGTTTTCATGGGGAACGGCTTTGGCCGAGCACATTCCTGTGAACAGCAGGCCGAATCCTGAAAACCG comes from uncultured Desulfobacter sp. and encodes:
- a CDS encoding YkgJ family cysteine cluster protein, giving the protein MTKNNTLDLTRFKCLGCGACCRQSGYVRLGTKEPDIIADFLNMDVRDFIETFTCLTRDRNGLSIIDAPDGACIFLDSNGCRINPVKPAQCRDFPVKWRFSGFEQICQWARQVVTE
- a CDS encoding tRNA-dihydrouridine synthase family protein, with the protein product MTQLNPETTAKYAVNTPEDLAQYLVRPLAIGNRIISNRMVLAPMAGLGHIAFRQLVTRFSGFGLLFTGMCSAKAVPHENPEKSHIFSWRPEELGHTVCQIFGAEPEIMARAARRIEAEGFFGVDLNFGCSVAAICKKGCGAALLKTPDKAVNIVSAVRNAVSCPVFVKFRTGWQDDHNFPVTMAQAFEHAGADALTFHPRVAPDRRSRSPRWELIGKVQDAVTIPVFGNGNLFAPEHGIKMIRETRCRGLSIGRMAVSQPWIFAQWTKGFKPEPSIYMETALDMARLLSTHYEDHFALKMFKKFAPYFCANFKFSNAILKSMIRAENMNELCDNIRHLLDPPPQTLRLPNINLFV